A stretch of Electrophorus electricus isolate fEleEle1 chromosome 3, fEleEle1.pri, whole genome shotgun sequence DNA encodes these proteins:
- the lft1 gene encoding lefty1 isoform X1, protein MGTAAADEEHRSSGKDWTHTCGCRTWQRLNADSFRPSPTSQVLRPMASLLVSCLLGVVFLALVKGFTHEDMKDVMLKKLGLGEVPRIQKRDLENLVVPAHIKSKYLSMLRLHHKRRRRSLPSLAGILRGIPGNADISGDFVYSDTRRQGVVFEMHSRIPENSEVTMAELKLYKKAPHKRSAPERKGQRPVNNARVSIYWVDVQENGSNRTSLVDSRLIPIHETGWKSFDVTQAVHYWSKSQKKRPMHLEVWIEGERPGGYAAEMAKSVHFTTQDPRDNTLGKPELVLYTLNFDEFGSNGDCEINKNKQMCCREEHFINFRTLTWTQYWIIEPAGYQAFRCTGGCKQTKRNYGYGERKCAVVESAPLPMMYLVKKGDYTEIEVAEFPNMIVEKCGCTMDNISVV, encoded by the exons ATGGGAACTGCAGCTGCTGATGAGGAGCATCGCTCATCAGGGAAAGACTGGACTCATACCTGCGGATGCAGGACATGGCAGAGATTAAACGCG GACAGCTTCAGACCCTCTCCAACCTCCCAGGTTCTCAGGCCGATGGCTTCGCTCCTCGTTTCGTGCCttctcggcgtggtgtttcttGCCCTGGTAAAGGGTTTTACGCACGAAGATATGAAAGACGTCATGCTAAAGAAACTGGGACTCGGCGAAGTCCCAAGAATTCAAAAAAGGGATTTGGAGAACCTCGTGGTGCCCGCGCATATCAAGAGCAAATACTTATCTATGCTGAGACTTCACCATAAGAGGAGACGTCGCTCCCTTCCGAGCTTGGCGGGGATTCTTCGGGGCATTCCCGGTAATGCAG ATATTTCTGGGGACTTTGTTTACTCTGACACCAGACGTCAGGGAGTGGTTTTTGAGATGCATTCACGGATCCCGGAGAACAGCGAAGTGACTATGGCTGAACTGAAGCTATACAAAAAGGCGCCACATAAGCGCTCCGCGCCCGAGAGAAAGGGTCAACGACCGGTGAACAACGCCCGCGTGAGCATTTACTGGGTAGATGTCCAAGAAAACGGGTCGAACCGAACTTCCCTCGTTGACTCAAG GTTAATTCCTATTCACGAGACTGGATGGAAGAGCTTTGATGTCACCCAGGCTGTGCACTATTGGTCCAAGTCTCAAAAGAAACGGCCAATGCACCTAGAAGTGTGGATCGAGGGCGAGCGACCAGGCGGTTACGCGGCAGAGATGGCCAAAAGTGTCCACTTCACAACTCAAGACCCCCGTGACAACACCTTAGGAAAACCCGAGCTCGTTCTTTACACACTTAACTTTGACGAGTTTGG GTCAAATGGTGActgtgaaataaacaaaaacaaacaaatgtgctGTCGGGAAGAACACTTTATAAATTTCCGGACTCTCACCTGGACACAGTACTGGATCATCGAGCCTGCTGGATATCAGGCCTTCAGGTGTACCGGCGGCTGCAAGCAAACTAAGCGCAATTACGGCTACGGGGAGCGGAAATGTGCCGTGGTGGAGAGCGCGCCGCTACCGATGATGTATCTGGTGAAAAAGGGAGATTATACTGAAATCGAAGTGGCCGAATTCCCCAATATGATCGTCGAGAAGTGCGGTTGCACAATGGATAATATTTCAGTTGTGTGA
- the lft1 gene encoding lefty1 isoform X2, whose amino-acid sequence MASLLVSCLLGVVFLALVKGFTHEDMKDVMLKKLGLGEVPRIQKRDLENLVVPAHIKSKYLSMLRLHHKRRRRSLPSLAGILRGIPGNADISGDFVYSDTRRQGVVFEMHSRIPENSEVTMAELKLYKKAPHKRSAPERKGQRPVNNARVSIYWVDVQENGSNRTSLVDSRLIPIHETGWKSFDVTQAVHYWSKSQKKRPMHLEVWIEGERPGGYAAEMAKSVHFTTQDPRDNTLGKPELVLYTLNFDEFGSNGDCEINKNKQMCCREEHFINFRTLTWTQYWIIEPAGYQAFRCTGGCKQTKRNYGYGERKCAVVESAPLPMMYLVKKGDYTEIEVAEFPNMIVEKCGCTMDNISVV is encoded by the exons ATGGCTTCGCTCCTCGTTTCGTGCCttctcggcgtggtgtttcttGCCCTGGTAAAGGGTTTTACGCACGAAGATATGAAAGACGTCATGCTAAAGAAACTGGGACTCGGCGAAGTCCCAAGAATTCAAAAAAGGGATTTGGAGAACCTCGTGGTGCCCGCGCATATCAAGAGCAAATACTTATCTATGCTGAGACTTCACCATAAGAGGAGACGTCGCTCCCTTCCGAGCTTGGCGGGGATTCTTCGGGGCATTCCCGGTAATGCAG ATATTTCTGGGGACTTTGTTTACTCTGACACCAGACGTCAGGGAGTGGTTTTTGAGATGCATTCACGGATCCCGGAGAACAGCGAAGTGACTATGGCTGAACTGAAGCTATACAAAAAGGCGCCACATAAGCGCTCCGCGCCCGAGAGAAAGGGTCAACGACCGGTGAACAACGCCCGCGTGAGCATTTACTGGGTAGATGTCCAAGAAAACGGGTCGAACCGAACTTCCCTCGTTGACTCAAG GTTAATTCCTATTCACGAGACTGGATGGAAGAGCTTTGATGTCACCCAGGCTGTGCACTATTGGTCCAAGTCTCAAAAGAAACGGCCAATGCACCTAGAAGTGTGGATCGAGGGCGAGCGACCAGGCGGTTACGCGGCAGAGATGGCCAAAAGTGTCCACTTCACAACTCAAGACCCCCGTGACAACACCTTAGGAAAACCCGAGCTCGTTCTTTACACACTTAACTTTGACGAGTTTGG GTCAAATGGTGActgtgaaataaacaaaaacaaacaaatgtgctGTCGGGAAGAACACTTTATAAATTTCCGGACTCTCACCTGGACACAGTACTGGATCATCGAGCCTGCTGGATATCAGGCCTTCAGGTGTACCGGCGGCTGCAAGCAAACTAAGCGCAATTACGGCTACGGGGAGCGGAAATGTGCCGTGGTGGAGAGCGCGCCGCTACCGATGATGTATCTGGTGAAAAAGGGAGATTATACTGAAATCGAAGTGGCCGAATTCCCCAATATGATCGTCGAGAAGTGCGGTTGCACAATGGATAATATTTCAGTTGTGTGA